In a single window of the Saccharothrix australiensis genome:
- a CDS encoding glycosyltransferase produces MYSDGSRARVVSRFDTFGPDDEPITPTMREVFKDALRAAAEPDPLNARPKGLPPHPFDGDGSAFRAWLTEPASPAQRASGTNRLLHGVWQSRIDLRAAFPRPLDALDPGFRDWCARHGVDEGVPTWALPGTPREIAPPVNDFGVNVAGYHTAELGIGEMGRVLLDVVRAAGIPHVSVVDEHSVLGTARTGVAAPASVGRPKYPVSLITVNGDFTRALLEADPEVGHGRYRIGLWAWELEEFPPTMHHFGQVDEVWTVSDFVRRAIEPHSPVPVRTVPIPVVARDPVHDRPRRRGEPTGFLFAFDFNSTAGRKNPYGVVTAFQRAFPGRTDVKLVIKSTNAHLHTGAAERLRLMAADDPRITLVERYLSAAGLAELYATSHAYVSLHRGEGFGLTVAEAMARGLAVVATDYGGTSEFLDARVGWPIPHTMTEVGAGWPPYQPNARWAEPDLDAAAAALREIADDPEEAHRRGLAAREHLLRTRSSDAAAAWLRTQLDAAHRTWLARTTPPPRPPLVRAARRVLGPAAGPIRHALGRVEAILDRR; encoded by the coding sequence GTGTACTCCGACGGTTCGCGGGCCCGTGTCGTTTCGAGGTTCGACACGTTCGGGCCCGATGACGAGCCGATCACGCCGACCATGCGCGAGGTCTTCAAGGACGCCCTGCGTGCCGCCGCCGAACCGGACCCGCTCAACGCTCGTCCGAAGGGTCTCCCGCCGCACCCGTTCGACGGTGACGGCAGCGCGTTCCGGGCCTGGCTGACCGAACCGGCCTCGCCCGCGCAGCGCGCGTCCGGCACCAACCGCCTCCTGCACGGCGTGTGGCAGTCCCGGATCGACCTGCGCGCCGCGTTCCCCCGCCCGCTGGACGCGCTCGACCCCGGCTTCCGCGACTGGTGCGCGCGGCACGGTGTCGACGAAGGCGTGCCCACCTGGGCGCTGCCCGGCACACCCCGCGAGATCGCCCCGCCCGTCAACGACTTCGGCGTCAACGTCGCCGGCTACCACACCGCCGAGCTGGGCATCGGCGAGATGGGCCGCGTCCTGCTGGACGTCGTGCGGGCCGCAGGCATCCCCCACGTGTCGGTGGTGGACGAGCACTCCGTCCTCGGCACCGCGCGCACCGGCGTCGCCGCCCCTGCCTCGGTGGGCCGCCCGAAGTACCCCGTCAGCCTGATCACGGTGAACGGCGACTTCACCCGCGCGCTGCTGGAAGCCGACCCGGAAGTCGGCCACGGCCGCTACCGGATCGGGCTGTGGGCGTGGGAGCTGGAGGAGTTCCCGCCGACCATGCACCACTTCGGGCAGGTGGACGAGGTGTGGACGGTGAGCGACTTCGTCCGCCGCGCGATCGAGCCGCACTCCCCGGTGCCGGTGCGGACGGTGCCGATCCCGGTGGTGGCGCGCGACCCGGTGCACGACCGGCCCCGGCGGCGCGGTGAGCCGACCGGGTTCCTGTTCGCGTTCGACTTCAACAGCACGGCCGGGCGCAAGAACCCGTACGGCGTCGTGACGGCGTTCCAGCGGGCGTTCCCCGGGCGCACCGACGTCAAGCTGGTCATCAAGTCGACAAATGCCCATCTCCACACCGGTGCGGCCGAGCGGCTCCGGCTGATGGCCGCCGACGACCCGCGCATCACGCTCGTCGAGCGCTACCTCAGCGCGGCCGGGCTCGCCGAGCTGTACGCGACCAGCCACGCCTACGTGTCGCTGCACCGCGGCGAGGGGTTCGGCCTGACCGTCGCCGAGGCGATGGCGCGCGGGCTCGCCGTCGTCGCCACCGACTACGGCGGCACGAGCGAGTTCCTCGACGCCCGCGTCGGCTGGCCGATCCCGCACACGATGACCGAGGTCGGCGCGGGCTGGCCGCCGTACCAGCCGAACGCCCGCTGGGCCGAACCCGACCTCGACGCCGCCGCCGCCGCGCTGCGCGAGATCGCCGACGACCCGGAGGAGGCCCACCGGCGCGGCCTCGCCGCCCGCGAGCACCTGCTGCGGACGCGGTCCTCCGACGCCGCGGCGGCGTGGCTGCGCACGCAGCTCGACGCGGCCCACCGCACGTGGCTGGCGCGCACCACCCCGCCGCCCCGCCCGCCGCTCGTCCGGGCCGCGCGCCGCGTGCTCGGCCCCGCCGCCGGCCCGATCCGCCACGCGCTGGGCAGGGTGGAAGCCATACTGGACCGGCGATGA
- the msrA gene encoding peptide-methionine (S)-S-oxide reductase MsrA produces the protein MAWFGHDKTSLISPADALPGRAEPIPVQPAHAVHTDRTIVAPFPTGMRTAVVGMGCFWGAERIFWRTPGVWSTAVGYAGGYTPNPTYEEVCSGRTGHTEVVLVVFDPSVLPYEELLRVFWQGHDPTQGMRQGNDLGTQYRSAIYWEDDDQRVVAEASAKVYQEALTAAGMGAITTEIAPLRDFYYAEDYHQQYLSDAKNPNGYCGIGGTGVSCPVGLNLG, from the coding sequence ATGGCTTGGTTCGGGCATGACAAGACGTCCCTGATCAGTCCGGCCGACGCCCTGCCGGGGCGCGCGGAACCGATTCCGGTGCAGCCGGCGCACGCCGTGCACACCGACCGGACGATCGTCGCCCCGTTCCCGACCGGCATGCGGACGGCCGTGGTCGGCATGGGCTGCTTCTGGGGAGCGGAACGCATCTTCTGGCGCACGCCCGGCGTGTGGAGCACCGCGGTCGGCTACGCGGGCGGCTACACCCCGAACCCGACGTACGAAGAGGTGTGCTCCGGCCGGACCGGTCACACCGAGGTGGTGCTGGTCGTCTTCGACCCGTCCGTCCTGCCGTACGAGGAGCTGCTGCGCGTGTTCTGGCAGGGCCACGACCCGACGCAGGGCATGAGGCAGGGCAACGACCTCGGCACGCAGTACCGGTCGGCCATCTACTGGGAGGACGACGACCAGCGGGTGGTCGCGGAGGCGAGCGCGAAGGTGTACCAGGAGGCACTGACGGCCGCCGGGATGGGCGCGATCACGACCGAGATCGCGCCGCTGCGGGACTTCTACTACGCCGAGGACTACCACCAGCAGTACCTGTCGGACGCGAAGAACCCGAACGGCTACTGCGGGATCGGCGGGACGGGCGTCAGCTGCCCGGTCGGCCTGAATTTGGGCTGA
- a CDS encoding OsmC family protein has translation MATTRKATTHWEGDLLQGSGTVSLESSGIGSYAVSWPSRAEEANGRTSPEELIAAAHSSCYSMALSHGLAQAGTPPRQVDTSAEVTFQPGTGITGIHLTVRAVVPGLDAAAFAEAAENAKQNCPVSQALAGTTITLTAELADA, from the coding sequence ATGGCGACCACCCGCAAGGCGACCACCCACTGGGAAGGCGACCTCCTCCAGGGCAGCGGCACCGTGAGCCTGGAGTCGTCCGGCATCGGCTCCTACGCGGTGTCCTGGCCGTCGCGCGCCGAGGAGGCGAACGGCCGGACCAGCCCGGAGGAGCTGATCGCGGCGGCGCACTCGTCGTGCTACTCGATGGCGCTGTCGCACGGCCTCGCGCAGGCGGGCACCCCGCCGCGGCAGGTCGACACGTCCGCCGAGGTGACGTTCCAGCCGGGGACCGGCATCACCGGCATCCACCTGACCGTGCGGGCGGTCGTGCCGGGACTGGACGCGGCGGCGTTCGCCGAGGCCGCCGAGAACGCCAAGCAGAACTGCCCCGTCAGCCAGGCGCTGGCCGGCACGACCATCACCCTCACCGCGGAGCTCGCGGACGCCTGA
- a CDS encoding DUF7674 family protein, which yields MGDWRTRASALLPELSAVVERESWSCHVFLSELWQLALEAHRAGDERVLRRVYGFAHWCFHQPEQFLSNASVVSFYEHVFDEWELRDEVAPWLPAEVVARVRPLWEWRWPAERLSEVDRLLSGSPPPDRNAV from the coding sequence GTGGGCGATTGGCGCACAAGGGCTTCCGCCCTTCTTCCCGAGCTGAGCGCGGTCGTCGAGCGCGAGTCCTGGTCCTGCCACGTGTTCCTGTCGGAGCTGTGGCAGCTCGCGCTGGAAGCGCACCGGGCAGGCGACGAGCGCGTGCTGCGCCGGGTCTACGGGTTCGCGCACTGGTGCTTCCACCAGCCGGAGCAGTTCCTGTCCAACGCGTCCGTGGTCAGCTTCTACGAGCACGTGTTCGACGAGTGGGAGCTGCGCGACGAGGTGGCGCCGTGGCTGCCCGCCGAGGTCGTGGCGAGGGTGCGGCCGCTGTGGGAGTGGCGATGGCCGGCGGAGCGGTTGTCCGAGGTGGACCGGCTGTTGTCGGGATCACCACCCCCCGATCGCAATGCCGTTTGA
- a CDS encoding sigma-70 family RNA polymerase sigma factor, which produces MAGDADFDRELLARVRGGDDAAFGELFSRHADAVRRFALRHVREHAEADDLTAESFFRVLQAIRRGTGPTDHVRTYLLTVARRVAWEWSGRRRDVPVEDEELSRRVEPFPDVTASRPEQALISRAFTSLPERWRTVLWQVEVEGERPAAVAPHFGLSPNAMAALARRAREGLRAAYLQAHLAEDAGPRACSSVVAKLGTYTAGGVQGGEQRRIRKHLRTCSSCNSLHAELAEVCSTLRAHAAHVAVPVAATALAAPALLGPALSGSALSGPALSGSALSGSALSGSALVGPELVGPAVLGKAAWLGGRVKLVLAATASAAAVGLFGVLAGAFSGEPGPALIQAGPDAPPGGDVLALSPTDVTATGTATSVPSPTPSPARPVHRVDPTTRVVARQTGAVVPPSSTTAPTQVPPPPAEPTRTGEYRVFQEPPESPARTTATTVTPTVIATTTAETPRTVLVTTTTPSRPAVTPTTVTLHPTPAAMEPA; this is translated from the coding sequence ATGGCCGGAGATGCCGATTTCGACCGGGAACTGCTCGCCAGGGTCAGGGGCGGCGACGACGCCGCGTTCGGCGAGCTGTTCTCGCGGCACGCCGACGCCGTGCGCAGGTTCGCGCTGCGGCACGTCCGTGAACACGCCGAGGCCGACGACCTGACCGCCGAGTCCTTCTTCCGCGTGCTCCAGGCGATCCGCCGGGGCACCGGCCCGACCGACCACGTGCGGACCTACCTGCTGACCGTCGCGCGCCGGGTGGCGTGGGAGTGGAGCGGGCGGCGGCGCGACGTGCCGGTGGAGGACGAGGAGCTGTCCCGCCGCGTCGAGCCGTTCCCGGACGTCACCGCGTCCCGCCCCGAGCAGGCGTTGATCTCGCGCGCGTTCACCAGCCTCCCGGAGCGCTGGCGGACCGTGCTGTGGCAGGTCGAGGTCGAGGGCGAGCGGCCCGCCGCCGTGGCGCCCCACTTCGGGCTGAGCCCGAACGCGATGGCGGCGCTGGCCCGCCGGGCCCGCGAGGGCCTGCGCGCCGCCTACCTCCAGGCGCACCTGGCGGAGGACGCCGGGCCGCGCGCGTGCAGCTCCGTGGTGGCCAAGCTCGGCACGTACACGGCGGGCGGCGTGCAGGGCGGCGAGCAGCGGCGCATCCGCAAGCACCTCCGGACGTGCTCGTCGTGCAACTCGCTCCACGCCGAACTCGCCGAGGTCTGCTCCACGCTGCGGGCGCACGCGGCGCACGTCGCCGTGCCGGTGGCCGCGACCGCGCTGGCCGCTCCCGCGCTGCTCGGTCCCGCCCTGTCGGGTTCCGCGCTGTCGGGTCCTGCCCTGTCGGGTTCCGCGCTGTCGGGTTCCGCCCTGTCGGGTTCCGCGCTGGTGGGGCCCGAGCTGGTCGGTCCGGCGGTGCTGGGCAAGGCCGCGTGGCTGGGCGGCCGGGTGAAGCTGGTGCTCGCGGCGACCGCGTCGGCCGCCGCCGTCGGCCTGTTCGGCGTCCTGGCGGGCGCGTTCAGCGGCGAGCCGGGGCCCGCGCTGATCCAGGCCGGGCCGGACGCGCCGCCCGGCGGCGACGTGCTCGCCCTGAGCCCGACCGACGTGACCGCCACCGGCACGGCGACCAGCGTGCCGTCGCCGACACCCTCGCCCGCGCGGCCCGTCCACCGCGTCGACCCGACGACCCGCGTGGTCGCGCGGCAGACCGGGGCGGTCGTGCCGCCGTCGTCGACGACGGCGCCGACGCAGGTGCCGCCACCGCCCGCGGAGCCGACGCGGACCGGCGAGTACCGGGTGTTCCAGGAGCCGCCGGAGAGCCCGGCGCGGACCACGGCGACGACGGTGACGCCGACCGTGATCGCGACGACGACCGCCGAGACGCCCCGGACCGTCCTGGTGACCACCACGACCCCGTCGAGGCCCGCGGTCACGCCGACGACGGTGACGCTGCACCCGACCCCGGCCGCGATGGAACCCGCCTGA
- a CDS encoding DUF983 domain-containing protein produces the protein MTRLVRGADGRMWTVRSQIEWRNPSADADFEHDVSGGHGPGVLMLAIVVVMAVILVAWTPEQVVVPGWLIFALVLVFLFFPARWAVRRPWLVAAESKKTDELPPERWVGSVRGFLTVRNEVANVARKIEMYSLPDLDGPLQPVD, from the coding sequence ATGACGCGGCTGGTGCGCGGTGCGGACGGCCGGATGTGGACGGTGCGCAGCCAGATCGAGTGGCGCAACCCGTCGGCCGACGCCGACTTCGAGCACGACGTGAGCGGCGGGCACGGCCCGGGTGTGCTGATGCTCGCGATCGTCGTGGTGATGGCCGTGATCCTGGTGGCGTGGACGCCCGAGCAGGTCGTGGTGCCCGGTTGGCTGATCTTCGCCCTGGTGCTGGTGTTCCTGTTCTTCCCGGCCCGGTGGGCGGTGCGCCGCCCGTGGCTGGTGGCGGCCGAGTCGAAGAAGACCGACGAGCTGCCGCCGGAGCGGTGGGTCGGCTCGGTGCGCGGCTTCCTGACCGTGCGCAACGAGGTGGCCAACGTGGCTCGCAAGATCGAGATGTACTCGCTGCCGGACCTCGACGGGCCGCTGCAGCCGGTGGACTGA
- a CDS encoding Fpg/Nei family DNA glycosylase produces MPELPEVEALADHLREHAVGRVVHRVDVASLQVLKTFTPPYTDLQGRAVTGAGRFGKHLDLDCDGLHLVVHLARAGWLRWSDALSAAPLKPGKGPLALRVHLGPPGQGPGFDLTEAGTKKGLAAWVVTDPAEVPGIARLGPDALSLSRADLGALLAGRGERLKTALTDQSLLAGIGNAYSDEIMHTARLSPYATAGKLSDDALDRLHEALIGVLTDAVARSVGQSAARLKGEKRSGLRVHARAGLPCPVCGDTVREVSFADKAFQYCPTCQTGGKPLADRRMSRLLK; encoded by the coding sequence GTGCCGGAGCTACCCGAGGTCGAGGCGCTGGCCGACCACCTGCGCGAACACGCCGTCGGGCGCGTCGTGCACCGGGTCGACGTCGCGTCGTTGCAGGTCCTGAAGACGTTCACGCCGCCGTACACCGACCTCCAGGGTCGTGCCGTGACGGGTGCCGGCCGGTTCGGCAAGCACCTGGACCTCGACTGCGACGGCCTGCACCTGGTCGTGCACCTCGCGCGGGCGGGGTGGCTGCGCTGGTCGGACGCGCTGTCCGCCGCGCCGCTCAAGCCCGGCAAGGGCCCGCTGGCGCTGCGCGTCCACCTGGGTCCGCCGGGGCAGGGGCCGGGGTTCGACCTGACCGAGGCGGGCACGAAGAAGGGCCTCGCGGCCTGGGTCGTCACCGACCCGGCGGAGGTGCCCGGCATCGCCCGGCTCGGGCCGGACGCGCTGTCGCTCTCGCGGGCCGACCTCGGCGCGCTGCTCGCCGGTCGCGGTGAGCGGCTCAAGACGGCGCTGACCGACCAGTCGCTGCTGGCGGGCATCGGGAACGCCTACTCCGACGAGATCATGCACACCGCGCGGCTCTCGCCGTACGCGACGGCCGGGAAGCTGTCCGACGACGCCCTCGACCGGCTGCACGAGGCGTTGATCGGCGTGCTGACCGACGCGGTGGCGCGGTCCGTCGGCCAGTCGGCGGCCCGGCTGAAGGGCGAGAAGCGGTCGGGGCTGCGCGTCCACGCCCGCGCCGGCCTGCCGTGCCCGGTGTGCGGTGACACGGTGCGGGAGGTGTCGTTCGCCGACAAGGCGTTCCAGTACTGCCCGACGTGCCAGACCGGCGGCAAGCCGTTGGCCGACCGCCGGATGTCGCGGCTGCTCAAGTAG
- a CDS encoding LutC/YkgG family protein: protein MADARASILAGIRAALRDRPPTPPVPRAYRRTGEASVELLAERVAHYRAAVHVVAEDGLGALLGDLLAGRVVVAPADLPWDVPGVTWLRDDPPLPLDRLDEADGVLTGCAVAIAPTGTIVLDAGAAQGRRALTLLPDYHVCVVRADQVAGSVPEALARLDPTRPLTFISGPSATSDIELDRVEGVHGPRTLVVVIVRGAT, encoded by the coding sequence GTGGCTGACGCCCGCGCGAGCATCCTGGCCGGCATCCGCGCGGCGCTGCGGGACCGCCCGCCGACGCCGCCCGTGCCGCGCGCGTACCGGCGGACCGGCGAGGCGTCGGTGGAGCTGCTCGCCGAGCGCGTCGCGCACTACCGGGCGGCGGTGCACGTCGTGGCGGAGGACGGGCTCGGCGCGCTGCTGGGCGACCTGCTGGCGGGCCGGGTGGTCGTCGCGCCGGCGGACCTGCCGTGGGACGTGCCGGGCGTGACGTGGCTGCGCGACGACCCGCCGCTGCCGCTCGACCGGCTCGACGAGGCGGACGGCGTGCTCACCGGGTGCGCGGTGGCGATCGCCCCGACCGGGACGATCGTGCTCGACGCGGGCGCGGCGCAGGGCAGGCGTGCGCTGACCCTCCTGCCGGACTACCACGTGTGCGTGGTGCGCGCGGACCAGGTCGCCGGTTCGGTCCCGGAGGCGCTGGCCCGCCTCGACCCGACCCGGCCGCTCACGTTCATCAGCGGTCCGTCGGCCACCAGCGACATCGAACTCGACCGCGTGGAGGGCGTGCACGGCCCGCGCACGCTGGTGGTGGTGATCGTGCGAGGCGCTACTTGA
- a CDS encoding LutB/LldF family L-lactate oxidation iron-sulfur protein produces the protein MTWLGSPKFPDAARAALADTQLRRNLRNATTTIRGRRAEAVDELPDWEELRRAGEAIKEQVLHHLDTYLEQLEAAVTRRGGTVHWARDAAEANAVVRDLVGDAEEVVKVKSMTTAEIGLNEALAAAGVHAVETDLAELIVQLGDDRPSHILVPAIHRNRAEIREIFRAAGLEAESDDPRVLAEAARAHLRRKFLSCDVAISGANFAVADTGSVVVLESEGNGRMCLTLPRRLITVMGIEKVVPTWQDLEVFLQLLPRSSTAERMNPYTSVWTGVTPGDGPQEFHLVLLDNGRTATLADPEGRQALRCIRCSACLNVCPVYERTGGRSYGSVYPGPIGAIITPQLVDDPRDEQAASLPFASSLCGACFEVCPVRIDIPEVLTHLRAEVVRARGRDAESVAMAAAAWVFASPRRYAAAQKLGSLARFLARDGRLSRLPGPGAAWTSSRDAPVPAREPFREWWRKNRG, from the coding sequence GTGACGTGGCTCGGCAGCCCGAAGTTCCCGGACGCCGCCCGCGCCGCCCTCGCCGACACCCAGCTGCGCCGCAACCTGCGCAACGCCACCACCACGATCCGGGGCCGCCGCGCCGAAGCCGTCGACGAGCTGCCCGACTGGGAGGAGCTGCGCCGCGCCGGCGAGGCGATCAAGGAGCAGGTGCTGCACCACCTCGACACCTACCTGGAGCAGCTCGAAGCCGCCGTCACCCGGCGCGGCGGCACGGTCCACTGGGCGCGCGACGCCGCCGAGGCCAACGCGGTCGTGCGCGACCTCGTCGGCGACGCGGAGGAGGTCGTCAAGGTCAAGTCCATGACCACCGCCGAGATCGGCCTCAACGAGGCCCTCGCCGCCGCGGGCGTCCACGCCGTGGAGACCGACCTCGCGGAACTGATCGTGCAGCTCGGCGACGACCGCCCGTCGCACATCCTGGTGCCCGCGATCCACCGCAACCGCGCGGAGATCCGGGAGATCTTCCGCGCCGCCGGCCTGGAGGCCGAGTCCGACGACCCGCGCGTGCTGGCCGAGGCGGCGCGGGCGCACCTGCGCCGCAAGTTCCTGTCCTGCGACGTGGCGATCTCGGGCGCGAACTTCGCCGTCGCCGACACCGGCTCGGTGGTCGTCCTGGAGTCCGAGGGCAACGGACGCATGTGCCTGACCCTGCCCCGCAGGCTGATCACCGTCATGGGCATCGAGAAGGTCGTGCCGACGTGGCAGGACCTGGAGGTGTTCCTGCAACTGCTGCCGCGCTCGTCCACCGCCGAGCGCATGAACCCCTACACGTCGGTGTGGACGGGCGTCACCCCCGGCGACGGCCCGCAGGAGTTCCACCTGGTCCTGCTGGACAACGGCCGCACCGCCACGCTCGCCGACCCGGAGGGCAGGCAGGCGTTGCGCTGCATCCGCTGCTCGGCCTGCCTGAACGTCTGCCCCGTCTACGAGCGGACCGGCGGCCGGTCCTACGGCTCCGTCTACCCCGGTCCGATCGGCGCGATCATCACCCCGCAGCTGGTCGACGACCCCCGCGACGAGCAGGCCGCGTCGCTGCCGTTCGCGTCGTCGCTGTGCGGCGCGTGCTTCGAGGTGTGCCCGGTGCGCATCGACATCCCGGAGGTGCTCACCCACCTGCGCGCGGAGGTCGTGCGGGCGCGCGGGCGCGACGCCGAGTCGGTCGCGATGGCCGCCGCCGCGTGGGTCTTCGCGTCGCCGCGGCGGTACGCGGCCGCCCAGAAGCTGGGTTCGCTGGCCCGGTTCCTGGCCAGGGACGGGCGGCTCTCCCGGCTGCCCGGCCCCGGCGCGGCGTGGACGTCGTCGCGCGACGCGCCGGTGCCCGCCCGCGAGCCGTTCCGCGAGTGGTGGAGGAAGAACCGTGGCTGA
- a CDS encoding (Fe-S)-binding protein yields MEKVALFATCLTDTLYPDTARAAVRLLERLGCSVDFPLGQTCCGQMHFNTGYRRHAVDLAGRFQQVFAGYDAVVAPSGSCAAMVRDVHPRLGAGTPRTFELSEFLVDVLGVTEVGAYFPHRVTYHPTCHSLRMLGVGEKPLALLRAVRGLDLVELPAATECCGFGGTFAIKNADTSTAMLADKMRHVLDTGAEVLTAGDNSCLMHIGGGLSRLRAGVRPVHLAEILASTEEEPWTPASR; encoded by the coding sequence GTGGAGAAGGTCGCGCTGTTCGCCACTTGCCTGACGGACACGCTGTACCCGGACACCGCCCGCGCCGCGGTGCGGCTGCTGGAACGCCTCGGGTGCAGCGTGGACTTCCCCCTGGGCCAGACCTGCTGCGGGCAGATGCACTTCAACACCGGCTACCGCCGGCACGCCGTTGACCTGGCCGGACGCTTCCAGCAGGTGTTCGCCGGCTACGACGCCGTGGTGGCGCCGTCCGGCTCGTGCGCGGCGATGGTGCGCGACGTGCACCCCCGGCTCGGCGCCGGGACGCCCCGCACCTTCGAGCTGTCCGAGTTCCTGGTCGACGTGCTCGGTGTCACCGAGGTGGGTGCATACTTCCCCCATCGGGTGACTTACCACCCGACCTGTCACTCTCTGCGCATGTTGGGTGTGGGCGAGAAGCCGCTTGCGCTCCTGCGCGCCGTGCGCGGGCTCGACCTCGTCGAGCTGCCCGCGGCCACCGAGTGCTGCGGTTTCGGCGGCACGTTCGCGATCAAGAACGCCGACACGTCCACGGCCATGCTGGCCGACAAGATGCGCCACGTGCTGGACACGGGCGCGGAGGTCCTCACCGCCGGGGACAACTCGTGCCTCATGCACATCGGCGGTGGGCTGTCGCGGCTGCGCGCCGGCGTCCGACCGGTGCACCTGGCGGAGATCCTGGCGAGCACGGAGGAGGAGCCTTGGACGCCCGCGAGCCGGTGA
- a CDS encoding sensor histidine kinase has translation MDAVRDLLTERAVLGVIASLAVLGLFVMLCRARRVSTSVEDAVMDMLHRMSKASADLREGLTQDAADKATPHLREMLRCVAVGITDHDGTLLSWDGGANDHYEFLRPYIERAIGEFHKEHVEHRKLDCELPGPCSLHSAVIVPLIVESEVAGTLIVVSGVANKRQIRMAEETARFVSTQLELEVLQKSRQALAQAEVRALRAQISPHFVYNALNTISSLIRTDPSHARELLQEFAEFTRYSFRTDGFFTTLADELTNIHRYLTIEQARYGSQLNVRLKIAPEVLQVVLPFLVLQPLVENAVRHGLAKKPGGGLLTIIAEDNGAEALISVEDDGVGMDPDRLFEDLKDAHQTGAHVGLGNINHRMRAVFGDDYALVVETAPDAGMKIILKVPKYSPGVRTNLPIVPPKLEETAEQPAVRA, from the coding sequence ATGGACGCCGTGCGTGACCTCCTGACCGAGCGCGCGGTGCTCGGTGTCATCGCGTCCCTGGCCGTCCTCGGCCTGTTCGTGATGCTGTGCCGTGCCCGCCGGGTGAGCACGTCGGTCGAAGACGCCGTGATGGACATGCTGCACCGCATGTCCAAGGCGTCCGCTGACCTGCGAGAAGGGCTCACGCAAGACGCGGCGGACAAAGCCACACCCCACCTGCGCGAGATGCTGCGGTGCGTCGCGGTCGGCATCACCGACCACGACGGCACGCTGCTGTCCTGGGACGGCGGCGCCAACGACCACTACGAGTTCCTGCGCCCGTACATCGAGCGGGCCATCGGCGAGTTCCACAAGGAGCACGTCGAGCACCGGAAGCTCGACTGCGAGCTGCCGGGGCCGTGCTCGCTGCACTCGGCGGTGATCGTGCCGCTGATCGTCGAGTCCGAGGTCGCCGGGACGCTGATCGTCGTCAGCGGGGTGGCGAACAAGCGCCAGATCCGGATGGCGGAGGAGACGGCGCGCTTCGTGTCGACGCAGTTGGAGCTGGAGGTGCTACAGAAGTCCAGGCAGGCGCTGGCGCAGGCCGAGGTGCGTGCGCTGCGGGCGCAGATCTCGCCGCACTTCGTGTACAACGCGCTGAACACGATCTCGTCGCTGATCCGCACCGACCCGTCGCACGCGCGGGAGCTGCTACAGGAGTTCGCGGAGTTCACGCGGTACTCGTTCCGGACGGACGGGTTCTTCACGACGCTGGCCGACGAGCTGACCAACATCCACCGCTACCTGACCATCGAGCAGGCCCGCTACGGGTCGCAGTTGAACGTGCGGCTGAAGATCGCGCCCGAGGTGCTACAGGTGGTCCTGCCGTTCCTGGTGCTGCAGCCGCTGGTCGAGAACGCGGTGCGGCACGGGTTGGCGAAGAAGCCGGGCGGCGGGTTGCTGACGATCATCGCGGAGGACAACGGGGCGGAGGCGCTGATCTCGGTCGAGGACGACGGGGTGGGCATGGACCCGGACCGGCTGTTCGAGGACCTGAAGGACGCGCACCAGACCGGGGCGCACGTGGGCCTGGGCAACATCAACCACCGGATGAGGGCGGTGTTCGGCGATGACTACGCGCTGGTGGTGGAGACCGCGCCGGATGCCGGCATGAAGATCATCCTGAAGGTGCCGAAGTACTCGCCGGGGGTGCGGACGAACCTCCCCATCGTGCCGCCCAAGTTGGAGGAGACGGCGGAGCAGCCGGCGGTACGAGCGTGA